In Geobacter anodireducens, a genomic segment contains:
- a CDS encoding flagellar biosynthesis protein FlhF — protein sequence MLVKTFEAVDMSEALKMVKAELGPDAMIISSKKERKKGFLGFFSKPVIKVTAALEVKPRQPVPNPYREAQEQNLSAKEMLENSMLAPLARELKDLRLKVEQMTRQEAEAKAKAAEAQSREESAAAAEASAPAAREFNPRSIPRQDLEEMKKILFKTLAAKEAGAEQPAEKAEAAPAPAKAPQAETEKASGGIKAALRVVVTELHRKGLERGAIRAVMDHLKPEARKGGTVEAIRSFLPQAFKSAIKCSGPLTVKKNGPRIIALVGPTGVGKTTTIAKLAAHYALREGHRAALITIDNFRVGAVEQLKTYSRIMGVPVEVAATAAELEAAIELHSDKELILIDTAGRSHKDSEKIEELKGFLESRFAIEIHLCLAATTRDLEVLEIVERFGVLPVSRVIFTKLDESESYGSIVNAHLRTKFPLSYFTTGQRVPEDLEIATPGRLAGLVLGESKQ from the coding sequence ATGCTGGTTAAGACTTTCGAAGCGGTGGACATGTCCGAGGCCCTCAAGATGGTGAAGGCCGAACTGGGGCCAGACGCCATGATCATTTCTTCCAAGAAGGAGCGGAAGAAGGGCTTTCTCGGCTTCTTCAGCAAGCCCGTGATCAAGGTGACGGCGGCCCTTGAGGTGAAGCCGCGCCAGCCGGTGCCCAATCCCTACCGGGAGGCCCAGGAGCAGAACCTCTCGGCCAAGGAGATGCTGGAGAACTCCATGCTGGCCCCCCTGGCCCGGGAGTTGAAAGACCTGCGCCTGAAGGTGGAGCAGATGACGCGCCAGGAAGCGGAGGCCAAGGCCAAGGCCGCCGAGGCGCAAAGCCGCGAGGAAAGTGCCGCTGCCGCCGAGGCCTCTGCCCCGGCGGCCCGTGAGTTCAATCCGCGCTCCATCCCCAGGCAGGACCTGGAAGAGATGAAAAAGATCCTCTTCAAAACCCTGGCCGCAAAGGAAGCGGGGGCGGAGCAACCCGCCGAAAAAGCCGAGGCCGCCCCGGCGCCGGCCAAGGCTCCGCAGGCCGAGACCGAAAAAGCATCCGGCGGCATCAAGGCTGCGCTGCGGGTGGTGGTGACCGAGCTCCATCGCAAGGGGCTCGAGCGGGGCGCCATCAGGGCCGTCATGGACCATCTGAAGCCGGAGGCCCGCAAGGGGGGAACCGTGGAGGCGATCCGTTCGTTCCTGCCCCAGGCATTCAAGAGCGCCATCAAGTGCTCCGGCCCCCTGACCGTCAAAAAGAACGGCCCGCGGATCATCGCCCTGGTGGGGCCGACAGGGGTCGGCAAGACGACCACCATAGCCAAGCTGGCCGCCCACTATGCCCTGCGCGAAGGGCACCGGGCCGCCCTGATCACCATCGACAACTTCCGGGTGGGGGCTGTGGAGCAGTTGAAGACCTACTCGCGCATCATGGGCGTGCCGGTGGAGGTGGCTGCCACCGCGGCGGAGCTGGAGGCGGCCATCGAGCTCCACTCCGACAAGGAGCTGATCCTGATCGATACGGCCGGCCGCAGCCACAAGGACAGCGAGAAGATCGAAGAGCTCAAGGGGTTTCTGGAATCGCGCTTCGCCATTGAGATTCATCTTTGCCTGGCAGCCACCACCAGGGACCTGGAGGTCCTGGAAATAGTGGAGCGGTTCGGCGTCCTGCCGGTTTCCCGCGTGATCTTCACCAAGCTGGACGAGAGCGAGAGCTACGGCAGCATCGTCAACGCCCATCTGCGGACCAAGTTTCCGCTTTCCTACTTCACCACCGGGCAACGGGTGCCCGAAGATCTGGAAATTGCAACTCCCGGCAGACTCGCCGGGCTGGTTTTGGGGGAGAGTAAGCAATGA
- a CDS encoding radical SAM protein: MSWKIIEKNRRLLSREEGFSPKRRGGKLTVCLVYPNRYAVGMSNLGFQAVHALLNEEPDILCDRAFLPDADDLREYRRSNTKLLSLESGEPLGSFDIIAFSVSFESDYLNIPVIFDLAGIPPLASERTPSHPLVMAGGAALFLNPEPVADFLDLICVGEGEELLPPLLELVRDEGIVEREPFLARAARLPGIYVPSCYGLNYDGVRVVGRRAVRGAPGQVQRLPMAEPDRRESVSEILTPDTEFSDMYLMEVSRGCPRGCRFCAAGFIYLPYRQRSLDELKRQAVAGLARRGKIGLVGAAVSDHRDIGELCRFILEKGGKVSVSSLRIDRLDDDMIEVLKASGHKTVALAPEGGSQRMRDLVRKNLTEEQILAACDLLIGHDILNLKLYFIIGLPTETTDDLEEMVRLVGKIRERVIAAARKNRRLGEIILSVNPFVPKPFTPFQWCGMEDTASLEKKLSYLQQAVRKLSNVRLIAESPRDAYLQTLLSRGDRRLSAFLLRAAELGSWKRAARKFAVDTDSLVYRNIPLDETLPWDVIGSAGVDRLRREYLEAFPRQ, translated from the coding sequence ATGTCGTGGAAAATCATCGAGAAAAACCGCCGTCTCCTGAGCCGGGAGGAAGGCTTTTCCCCCAAACGGCGCGGCGGCAAGCTGACCGTCTGCCTGGTCTACCCCAACCGCTATGCCGTGGGGATGAGCAACCTGGGGTTCCAGGCGGTCCACGCGCTGCTGAACGAAGAGCCCGACATCCTCTGTGACCGGGCCTTTCTCCCCGATGCCGACGATCTGCGGGAGTACCGCAGGAGCAATACGAAGCTCCTCTCCCTGGAGTCGGGGGAGCCCCTCGGCTCCTTCGATATCATTGCCTTTTCGGTTTCCTTCGAAAGCGACTACCTGAACATCCCGGTCATCTTCGACCTGGCCGGCATTCCGCCCCTGGCATCGGAGCGGACCCCTTCCCATCCCCTCGTTATGGCCGGAGGCGCGGCCCTGTTCCTCAATCCCGAGCCGGTGGCGGATTTTCTCGATCTGATCTGCGTGGGGGAGGGGGAGGAGCTGCTGCCCCCGTTGCTGGAACTGGTGCGGGACGAGGGGATCGTCGAGCGGGAGCCTTTCCTGGCCCGGGCCGCGCGTCTGCCGGGAATCTATGTGCCCTCCTGCTATGGCCTGAACTACGACGGCGTTCGCGTGGTCGGCCGCCGGGCGGTTCGCGGCGCGCCGGGGCAGGTGCAGCGGCTGCCGATGGCTGAACCGGACCGGCGGGAGAGCGTGTCCGAGATTTTGACGCCGGACACGGAATTTTCCGACATGTATCTCATGGAGGTCTCCCGGGGGTGCCCCCGGGGGTGCCGCTTCTGTGCGGCCGGTTTCATCTACCTTCCCTACCGCCAGCGTTCCCTTGACGAACTGAAGCGCCAGGCCGTGGCGGGGCTGGCCCGCCGTGGGAAGATCGGCCTCGTGGGCGCGGCGGTCTCCGACCACCGGGACATCGGCGAGCTCTGCCGGTTCATCCTGGAGAAGGGAGGGAAGGTGTCGGTTTCGTCACTGCGGATCGACCGGCTCGACGACGACATGATCGAGGTGCTCAAGGCGAGCGGCCACAAGACGGTGGCCCTGGCGCCGGAGGGGGGCAGCCAGCGGATGCGCGACCTGGTGCGCAAGAACCTGACCGAAGAGCAGATTCTCGCCGCCTGCGACCTGCTGATCGGCCACGATATCCTGAACCTGAAGCTCTACTTCATCATCGGGCTCCCCACCGAGACCACTGACGACCTGGAGGAAATGGTCCGCCTGGTGGGGAAGATCCGCGAGCGGGTCATCGCTGCGGCCCGGAAGAACAGGCGCCTCGGTGAGATCATCCTCTCGGTTAACCCCTTTGTGCCCAAGCCGTTTACCCCGTTCCAGTGGTGCGGCATGGAAGATACGGCCTCTCTGGAGAAGAAGCTTAGCTACCTCCAGCAGGCAGTGAGGAAACTGTCAAACGTCCGGCTCATTGCCGAGAGCCCCAGGGACGCCTACCTGCAGACACTCCTCTCCCGGGGCGACCGCCGGCTCTCCGCATTTCTGCTCCGGGCCGCCGAATTAGGGAGCTGGAAGCGGGCCGCCCGGAAGTTCGCTGTCGACACCGATTCGCTCGTCTACCGCAACATTCCCCTTGACGAAACATTGCCCTGGGATGTCATTGGCAGCGCCGGCGTCGACCGGCTCAGGCGGGAGTATCTGGAGGCGTTCCCTCGGCAGTGA
- a CDS encoding squalene-hopene cyclase has translation MAKGILHKFAVIAGNKKAGRPIEEERTTIAPIKEVTGKAVHCRQAVKKAEQYLLALQNPEGYWVFELEADVTIPSEYIMLQRFLGREIPPELGKRLENYLLDRQLPDGGWPLYAEDGFANISATVKAYLALKVLGHSPQAPHMIRARLMVLSLGGAARCNVFTRILLALFGQIPWHTPPAMPVEIVLLPQWFFFHLSKVSYWSRTVIVPLLLLYAKQPVCRLRPEEGVPELFSTPPDKLRHLDGFQPGHWRKNAFIILDRLLKRFNRHIPSALHRKAIAEAEQWTRSHMQGSGGIGAIFPAMAYAVMALRVLGCGEDDPDYIRGLQAIDDLLQHRTPQEADSPRPDGACIDSGMSAAFALTPSAHAAADGTRSSSICQPCNSPIWDTCLSLSALMEAGMPASHPAAKQAVEWLLSQQILSPGDWSLKAPDLEGGGWAFQFENTLYPDLDDTSKVIMSLLRAGALENELYRDRIARGVNWVLGMQSSDGGWAAFDIDNNHHYLNDIPFADHGALLDPSTSDLTGRCIELLSMVGFDRTFPPIARGIGFLRSEQEENGAWFGRWGVNYIYGTWSVLSGLRQAGEDMQQPYIRKAVGWLTSCQNHDGGWGETCYSYDDPSLAGKGASTPSQTAWSLLGLMAAGEVHSLAVRRGVRYLLDHQNQWGTWEEKHFTGTGFPRVFYLRYHGYRHFFPLWALGVYSRLSSGQKACQDERRHASPGDLHLPWLERIKKR, from the coding sequence ATGGCAAAGGGAATACTCCACAAGTTTGCCGTAATAGCCGGCAACAAGAAGGCCGGGCGGCCGATTGAGGAAGAACGCACCACCATCGCACCCATAAAAGAGGTAACGGGAAAGGCCGTCCACTGCCGTCAGGCTGTCAAAAAGGCGGAGCAGTATCTCCTGGCGCTCCAGAACCCGGAGGGGTACTGGGTTTTCGAACTGGAGGCGGACGTTACGATACCGTCTGAGTACATCATGCTTCAGCGGTTCCTCGGCAGGGAGATTCCCCCGGAACTGGGGAAGCGGCTGGAGAACTATCTCCTGGACAGGCAACTGCCCGACGGAGGCTGGCCCCTCTACGCCGAGGACGGATTCGCCAACATCAGCGCCACGGTCAAGGCGTATCTCGCCCTCAAGGTGCTGGGGCACTCACCCCAGGCACCCCACATGATACGCGCGCGCCTCATGGTCCTCAGCCTCGGCGGCGCGGCCAGATGCAATGTGTTCACCCGTATCCTGCTGGCCCTGTTCGGCCAGATCCCCTGGCATACCCCGCCGGCAATGCCCGTGGAAATCGTGCTTCTCCCCCAGTGGTTTTTCTTCCATTTGAGCAAAGTATCCTACTGGTCGAGAACCGTCATTGTCCCTCTGCTGCTGCTCTACGCCAAACAGCCCGTGTGCCGGCTGCGGCCCGAGGAGGGGGTTCCCGAGCTGTTCAGCACGCCGCCCGACAAACTGCGCCACCTGGATGGCTTTCAACCGGGGCACTGGCGGAAAAACGCCTTCATCATCCTCGACCGCCTGCTCAAGCGTTTCAACCGGCACATTCCTTCCGCCCTGCACCGGAAAGCCATTGCCGAAGCAGAACAGTGGACCAGGTCCCACATGCAGGGCAGCGGCGGGATCGGCGCCATTTTCCCGGCCATGGCCTATGCGGTCATGGCCCTCCGCGTACTCGGCTGCGGGGAAGACGACCCTGACTATATCCGCGGACTGCAGGCCATCGACGACCTGCTCCAGCATCGCACTCCGCAGGAGGCAGATTCCCCCCGCCCGGACGGCGCGTGCATCGACAGCGGCATGTCTGCGGCTTTTGCCCTCACCCCCTCTGCCCACGCGGCAGCGGACGGCACAAGGAGCAGCAGCATCTGCCAGCCGTGCAATTCCCCGATCTGGGACACCTGCCTGAGCCTTTCGGCGCTCATGGAAGCGGGCATGCCGGCGAGCCACCCCGCGGCGAAACAGGCCGTTGAATGGCTCTTGTCACAGCAGATCCTCTCGCCCGGAGACTGGTCGCTGAAGGCTCCCGACCTGGAGGGGGGTGGATGGGCGTTCCAGTTCGAGAACACCCTCTATCCCGACCTGGACGACACATCGAAGGTCATCATGTCGCTTCTGCGGGCCGGCGCGCTGGAGAATGAGCTCTACCGCGACCGGATCGCCCGCGGCGTGAACTGGGTGCTCGGGATGCAGAGCAGTGACGGCGGATGGGCCGCCTTTGACATCGACAACAACCACCACTACCTGAACGACATCCCGTTCGCCGACCATGGGGCGCTCCTCGACCCGAGCACATCGGACCTGACGGGACGCTGCATCGAGCTCCTCTCCATGGTCGGTTTCGACAGGACGTTTCCGCCCATCGCGCGGGGGATCGGGTTCCTGCGCTCGGAGCAGGAAGAAAACGGCGCCTGGTTCGGCCGCTGGGGGGTGAACTACATCTACGGCACCTGGTCGGTGCTGTCCGGCCTCAGGCAGGCCGGTGAAGATATGCAGCAGCCCTATATCCGCAAGGCGGTGGGATGGCTTACGTCATGCCAGAACCACGATGGGGGATGGGGAGAGACCTGCTATTCCTACGACGATCCTTCGCTGGCCGGCAAGGGGGCGAGCACCCCGTCCCAGACCGCCTGGAGCCTCCTGGGGCTCATGGCCGCGGGAGAGGTCCACAGCCTGGCCGTCCGGCGGGGCGTGCGCTACCTGCTCGACCACCAGAATCAATGGGGAACCTGGGAGGAAAAGCATTTTACCGGTACCGGTTTCCCACGGGTCTTTTACCTGCGCTACCATGGGTACCGCCACTTCTTTCCCCTGTGGGCGCTCGGCGTCTATTCACGGCTCAGCTCAGGACAAAAGGCCTGTCAGGACGAACGTCGCCATGCATCACCCGGCGATCTCCATCTGCCTTGGCTGGAGAGGATCAAGAAACGATAG
- a CDS encoding cell division protein FtsZ produces MFEFDESIDQCAKIKVVGVGGSGGNAVNTMIECQVGGVDFLVANTDVQALRISKAPTKIQIGRQLTKGLGAGADPSQGREAALEDREQVAELLKGADMIFVAAGMGGGTGTGAAPVIAEVAKEVGALTVGVVTKPFSREGKQRLSKAEEGIRELKKHVDSLIVIPNDRLIGLAGKSMSIIDAFKPADDVLRQAVQGISDLITTSGFINVDFADVKAIMGERGMAMMGIGIASGENRAVEAALRAISSPLLEEVDISGAKGVLVNIAGSSSMTMDEFEAVNRSIHEKVHEDANIIIGVSIDETLGDQLKVTAIATGFGDRFDMEKARQELKNVTPFGKAEVNRDIPTFVRNQQTREPSLSRQKAFFIDDEDQYDIPTFLRKSVD; encoded by the coding sequence ATGTTCGAATTCGATGAGAGCATTGACCAGTGTGCAAAGATCAAGGTTGTCGGCGTGGGCGGCAGCGGCGGAAACGCAGTCAACACCATGATTGAGTGCCAGGTCGGAGGGGTTGACTTTCTCGTGGCCAACACGGATGTGCAGGCCCTGCGCATCTCCAAGGCACCCACCAAGATCCAGATCGGGCGTCAGCTCACCAAGGGGCTCGGGGCGGGTGCCGATCCCTCCCAGGGGCGCGAGGCGGCCCTGGAAGACCGGGAGCAGGTGGCGGAACTCCTCAAGGGTGCGGACATGATCTTCGTGGCCGCTGGCATGGGGGGCGGCACCGGTACCGGGGCGGCTCCGGTCATCGCCGAGGTGGCCAAGGAAGTGGGAGCACTCACCGTGGGTGTGGTGACCAAGCCCTTTTCCCGCGAGGGCAAGCAGCGCCTTTCCAAGGCTGAAGAGGGGATTCGCGAGCTCAAGAAGCACGTGGATTCGCTCATCGTCATCCCCAATGACCGACTCATCGGCCTGGCCGGCAAGTCCATGTCGATCATCGACGCCTTCAAGCCGGCCGACGACGTGCTCCGCCAGGCGGTCCAGGGGATCTCGGACCTGATCACCACCAGCGGCTTCATCAACGTGGACTTCGCCGACGTGAAGGCGATCATGGGCGAGCGCGGCATGGCCATGATGGGTATCGGCATCGCCTCCGGCGAGAACCGGGCCGTGGAAGCCGCCCTGCGCGCCATCTCCAGCCCGTTGCTGGAAGAGGTGGACATCTCCGGCGCCAAGGGCGTCCTGGTGAACATCGCCGGTTCCTCCTCCATGACCATGGACGAGTTCGAGGCGGTGAACCGGTCCATCCACGAGAAGGTCCACGAGGACGCCAACATCATCATCGGCGTCAGTATCGACGAGACCCTGGGCGACCAGCTCAAGGTGACGGCCATTGCCACCGGCTTCGGCGACCGCTTCGACATGGAGAAGGCCCGCCAGGAGCTGAAGAACGTCACTCCCTTCGGCAAAGCCGAGGTGAACCGCGACATCCCGACCTTTGTCCGCAACCAGCAGACCCGCGAGCCCTCGCTCTCGCGGCAGAAGGCGTTTTTCATCGACGACGAGGATCAGTACGACATCCCGACCTTCCTGAGGAAGTCCGTCGACTAG
- a CDS encoding radical SAM protein, whose translation MPTYVEPVFRPPSEARSLIFQITIGCSQNHCAFCGMYKTKRFSLKPEAEVLAEIHGIPARYRPVVDRVFLADGDALVYPFDGLATILDRLASVFPNLTRVGSYASPRSLATKSVGELRHLRGKKLRILYFGLESGDDATLDAANKGFAAEEMAREALKAREAGMKLSVTAILGLAGRGRSLHHARATAQWINRVSPEYFSLLTLFHRHNDEFIRTLDLCTRRELLHEARELLAHLAPARTILRSNHVSNFLELAGSYPKDRQRLIAEVDAALARLDKMPGFLDEVPAYGEEYY comes from the coding sequence ATGCCCACCTATGTCGAACCCGTGTTTCGTCCGCCGAGCGAGGCGCGCAGTCTCATCTTCCAGATAACCATCGGCTGTTCCCAGAACCACTGCGCCTTTTGCGGCATGTACAAGACGAAACGGTTCAGTCTGAAGCCCGAGGCCGAGGTTCTGGCCGAGATCCACGGCATCCCGGCACGCTACCGTCCCGTGGTGGACCGGGTATTCCTGGCCGACGGCGACGCCCTGGTCTATCCCTTCGACGGGCTCGCAACCATCCTTGACCGGCTGGCGTCGGTGTTCCCGAATCTCACGCGGGTGGGCTCCTACGCATCACCCCGGAGCCTGGCCACCAAGAGCGTCGGGGAGCTCCGGCATCTGCGGGGGAAAAAGCTCCGTATCCTCTACTTCGGGCTGGAGTCGGGGGACGATGCGACCCTGGACGCGGCCAACAAGGGGTTTGCGGCCGAGGAAATGGCACGGGAAGCCCTGAAGGCGCGGGAGGCGGGCATGAAGCTCTCGGTGACCGCCATCCTGGGGCTGGCCGGCCGAGGTCGCAGTCTCCACCATGCCCGGGCAACCGCGCAATGGATCAACCGGGTCAGTCCCGAGTATTTTTCTCTCCTCACCCTCTTCCATCGCCACAATGACGAATTCATCCGCACCCTCGACCTGTGCACACGGCGGGAGCTGCTGCACGAGGCGCGGGAGCTTCTTGCCCATCTGGCGCCAGCCAGGACGATTCTTCGCTCCAACCATGTCTCCAATTTCCTGGAGCTGGCCGGCAGCTACCCCAAGGACCGGCAGCGGCTCATTGCCGAGGTGGATGCCGCCCTGGCGCGGCTCGACAAGATGCCCGGCTTCCTCGACGAGGTTCCCGCCTACGGCGAAGAATACTACTGA
- a CDS encoding TetR family transcriptional regulator yields the protein MTLRERRQKHKALFRQEILDAARELFSQIGYERFSMRKLAAKIEHSPTTIYLYFRDKDDLLYSLCEELFAKLFQSYQDISKGHSSPLQVLRLCLLRYIEFGLANPGHYKVAFFTSPVVYGSPTEFLQKDSMGRRTYFHILQTVEGAMAAAALRPMNAALLAQTLWTAVHGVVTSRIYTADFPMVDAALQAETLVDGLLAGFGT from the coding sequence ATGACTTTACGAGAACGCAGACAAAAACACAAGGCTCTCTTTCGCCAGGAGATTCTCGACGCCGCCCGGGAACTGTTCTCCCAGATCGGGTACGAACGGTTCTCCATGCGTAAGCTTGCGGCCAAAATCGAGCACTCCCCCACAACCATCTACCTCTATTTCCGCGACAAGGACGACCTCCTCTATTCTCTCTGCGAAGAGTTGTTCGCCAAGCTGTTCCAGAGCTACCAGGACATCTCGAAGGGGCACAGCAGCCCATTGCAGGTGTTGCGGCTCTGTCTTTTGAGGTACATCGAGTTCGGGCTGGCAAATCCCGGCCACTACAAGGTCGCCTTCTTCACAAGCCCTGTCGTCTATGGTTCGCCAACGGAATTCCTGCAAAAGGACAGCATGGGACGGCGGACCTACTTCCATATCCTCCAGACCGTTGAAGGGGCCATGGCGGCTGCCGCGCTCCGCCCCATGAACGCAGCCCTTCTCGCACAGACATTATGGACCGCCGTCCATGGCGTCGTGACCTCGCGGATTTACACGGCTGACTTTCCCATGGTGGACGCTGCCCTTCAGGCAGAGACACTGGTGGACGGGCTGCTCGCCGGCTTTGGCACCTGA
- a CDS encoding UDP-N-acetylenolpyruvoylglucosamine reductase, protein MNDRLAARLEAEVRGEILRDEPMARHTSLKVGGPADFFVTPADPDDMRVLLALLAETGTPWLAVGGGYNLLIRDGGFRGVVISPARMTTLERLEGNRAGVGAGVANGRLTVFLRDEGLAGLEFLCGIPGTVGGALAMNAGAHGNAILDRVEEILTIGTAGFERKVRELFDYGYRYLRLQPGEIIIGATFVLDPADPRRIGERIDGYRAHRAASQQVGFPNAGSFFKNPPGQAAWRLIEDAGLRGARVGGAQVSEVHANFLVNRGGATAADFLALAARIKEAVKLKSGTALEEEVNIFGDE, encoded by the coding sequence TTGAACGATCGGTTGGCGGCACGGCTTGAGGCGGAAGTGCGGGGGGAGATCCTCCGGGACGAGCCCATGGCGCGCCATACGTCGCTGAAAGTGGGCGGCCCGGCGGACTTCTTCGTCACCCCGGCCGACCCCGACGACATGCGGGTGCTCCTGGCACTTCTGGCCGAAACCGGCACTCCCTGGCTGGCAGTGGGGGGGGGCTACAACCTCCTGATCCGCGACGGAGGCTTTCGGGGCGTCGTGATTTCGCCGGCGCGCATGACCACCCTGGAGCGGCTCGAAGGAAACCGGGCCGGGGTGGGGGCCGGAGTGGCCAATGGCAGGCTGACGGTCTTTCTCCGGGACGAAGGCCTTGCCGGCCTGGAGTTTCTCTGTGGGATTCCCGGCACCGTCGGCGGTGCCCTTGCCATGAATGCCGGCGCGCACGGCAATGCCATTCTCGACCGGGTCGAAGAGATCCTGACCATCGGCACTGCGGGCTTCGAGCGCAAGGTGCGTGAACTGTTCGATTACGGCTACCGGTACCTCAGGCTGCAACCGGGAGAAATCATCATCGGGGCCACGTTCGTGCTCGATCCCGCCGATCCCCGGCGGATCGGCGAGCGGATCGACGGGTACCGAGCCCACCGGGCCGCCAGCCAACAGGTCGGCTTCCCCAATGCGGGGTCTTTCTTCAAGAACCCGCCCGGTCAGGCGGCCTGGCGGCTGATCGAAGATGCGGGGCTCAGGGGGGCTCGGGTGGGAGGAGCCCAGGTGTCCGAGGTCCACGCCAACTTTCTGGTCAACCGGGGGGGTGCCACGGCCGCCGATTTCCTGGCCCTGGCAGCACGCATCAAGGAGGCGGTGAAGCTCAAAAGCGGCACGGCTCTTGAAGAAGAAGTCAACATTTTCGGTGATGAGTAA